One Deinococcus radiotolerans DNA window includes the following coding sequences:
- a CDS encoding fibronectin type III domain-containing protein: MNTISRLILIATLGAVPTAHAQTPTAKAGLAALPTPDGALLRWFLPGDATPSGGFVIEVKGSAATRTVPVSSPQPYSAALGLTRPEYDAVTATYTAPVTDDNRVGRAIFTLNVVARPAFARALGIQTTLIGLPEGTYTATVYAVDRTRTPVGTATFRTGPTPPVPAPTNLTLLPGATPRLRWTPPTEPGALVAAYTVSRAGSTGPFQPLEPTPFFRTGGAGGDVFTDTTAQPGQTYRYQVSSVDLFGRDSAPSAPVTFSAAAPLPTPVLTRAEPGNRKVTLTWTADPDPRVTAVLVLRGPAPDQLAVIATLPADARTFADQVQGGVPYLYAVATTDQTGQLSGRSTLAGATGQNLTPPAAPSGLNVTATETSLTLTWTPNREGDLLGYRVYRSEGAQTPAEALLLTGLPLTDPTFTDVIPQGVQTPYRYQVVAVNTTQVDSELSAPVTGVLKDVTPPPPPLLAAATATPGGIQLSWTQATVPDLQTFEVLRATATTSAVLTQLPAGTRTYLDTTAAPGSTVTYTLRSVDRSGNRSAESAPLTATRPAPAGGSQVSGLRAALLPNQGGVQLTWTASQPGGQYVVYRLRGQHPLELSGLLSTPTYTDPAGTADAQYVVRAVDAAGNFSDPTPPTSATP, encoded by the coding sequence ATGAACACCATCAGCAGGCTCATCCTGATTGCCACCCTGGGCGCCGTCCCCACCGCCCACGCGCAGACCCCCACGGCGAAAGCCGGTCTGGCCGCGCTGCCCACTCCGGACGGCGCGCTGCTCCGGTGGTTCCTGCCCGGCGACGCCACGCCCAGCGGCGGCTTCGTGATCGAGGTCAAGGGCAGCGCCGCCACCCGCACCGTCCCGGTGTCCTCCCCGCAGCCGTACTCGGCGGCGCTGGGGCTCACGCGCCCCGAATACGACGCCGTGACCGCCACCTACACCGCACCCGTCACGGACGATAACCGCGTGGGGCGGGCCATCTTCACCCTGAACGTCGTCGCCCGGCCCGCCTTCGCCCGGGCGCTCGGCATTCAGACCACCCTGATCGGCCTGCCCGAGGGCACCTACACCGCCACCGTGTACGCCGTGGACCGCACCCGCACCCCGGTCGGCACCGCCACCTTCCGCACCGGCCCCACCCCGCCCGTACCCGCCCCCACCAACCTGACCCTGCTCCCCGGCGCCACCCCCCGCCTGCGCTGGACACCCCCCACGGAACCGGGCGCCCTGGTCGCGGCGTACACGGTCTCCCGCGCGGGCAGCACGGGCCCCTTCCAGCCGCTGGAACCCACCCCGTTCTTCCGGACAGGCGGCGCTGGCGGTGACGTGTTCACCGACACCACCGCCCAGCCCGGGCAGACGTACCGTTATCAGGTCAGCAGCGTGGACCTGTTCGGGCGGGACTCCGCACCCAGCGCCCCCGTCACGTTCAGCGCCGCCGCGCCCCTGCCCACCCCCGTCCTCACGCGCGCCGAGCCCGGCAACCGGAAGGTGACCCTGACCTGGACCGCGGACCCCGACCCACGCGTCACCGCCGTCCTCGTGCTGCGCGGACCGGCGCCGGATCAGCTGGCCGTGATCGCCACGCTGCCCGCCGACGCCCGCACCTTCGCCGATCAGGTGCAGGGCGGCGTCCCCTACCTGTACGCCGTGGCCACCACCGACCAGACCGGTCAGCTCAGCGGCCGCAGCACCCTGGCCGGCGCCACCGGACAGAACCTCACCCCACCGGCCGCGCCCAGCGGCCTGAACGTCACGGCAACCGAAACCAGCCTGACGCTCACGTGGACGCCCAACCGGGAAGGGGACCTGCTGGGATACCGCGTCTACCGCTCCGAGGGCGCGCAGACCCCCGCGGAGGCCCTGCTGCTGACCGGCCTTCCCCTCACAGACCCCACCTTCACGGACGTGATCCCTCAGGGCGTCCAGACCCCGTACCGCTACCAGGTGGTCGCCGTGAACACCACCCAGGTGGATTCGGAGCTGTCCGCGCCCGTGACTGGCGTCCTGAAAGACGTCACGCCGCCCCCCCCTCCCCTGCTCGCCGCCGCCACCGCCACGCCCGGCGGCATTCAGCTCAGCTGGACGCAGGCGACCGTACCCGACCTGCAGACCTTCGAGGTGCTACGCGCCACCGCCACCACCTCAGCGGTCCTCACGCAACTCCCGGCCGGCACGCGCACCTACCTGGACACCACCGCGGCGCCCGGCAGCACGGTCACGTACACCCTACGCAGCGTGGACCGCAGCGGCAACCGCTCAGCCGAATCAGCGCCCCTGACCGCCACCCGGCCCGCCCCAGCAGGCGGCTCGCAGGTGTCGGGGCTGCGCGCCGCCCTCCTGCCAAATCAGGGCGGCGTGCAGCTGACTTGGACGGCCAGCCAGCCCGGCGGGCAGTACGTCGTGTACCGCCTGCGCGGTCAGCACCCCCTGGAACTGTCCGGCCTGCTGAGCACCCCCACGTACACCGACCCGGCGGGCACAGCGGACGCGCAGTACGTTGTGCGGGCAGTGGACGCGGCAGGCAACTTCAGCGACCCCACCCCCCCGACCTCCGCCACGCCCTGA